A region from the Rosa rugosa chromosome 6, drRosRugo1.1, whole genome shotgun sequence genome encodes:
- the LOC133715745 gene encoding glycine--tRNA ligase, mitochondrial 1-like yields MSNNTESSRSALANTLERRFFYIPSFKIYGAVAGLYDYGSPGCKLKKNVLSLWHQHFVHEENMWEIDCPCLTPEVVLKASGHVDKFTDLMVKDVKKGTCYRADHLLKDFCNKKLEDQDRRISPEMAMELKQVLSKLDGLSAEELGACIKKYGIRAPETDNYLSDPYPFNLMFQTSIGPSGSSTGFFRPETAQGIFVNFMDIYYDNGCKLPFAVAQVGQAFRNEISPRQGLLRVREFTLAEIEHFVDPEDKSHVKFPTVDKLQLPMFPRDEQKPGQSARLISLGEAVHSKIVENETLGYFIGRVYLFLTRLGIDKNRIRFRQHLAKEMAHYAADCWDAEIETSYGWIECVGIADRSAYDLKAHSGKSRLEAHEQLSEPREVEKLVISPVKKEIGPAFEKKQKNVLEALEAMDEEEISKMKAELDSKGEVDFFVCTLGEHVSIKSSMVTISKVKTREHQRKFTPSVIEPSFGIGRIIYCLFEHSFYTRPDKTGDEQLNVFRFNPLVAPFKCTVFPLVRNQQFEEVAKDISKSLTSAGISHKMDTTGTSIGKRYARTDELGVPFAITVDSTSSVTIRERDSKDQIRVSVKKAVSVVKELSEGLRTWEDVWWSPSQRWKRFWRSCFRFILSRN; encoded by the coding sequence ATGAGTAATAATACAGAAAGCTCCCGCAGTGCTCTGGCCAACACTCTTGAACGGCGCTTCTTTTACATCCCTTCTTTCAAGATCTACGGCGCCGTTGCTGGCCTGTACGACTATGGCTCGCCCGGCTGCAAACTCAAGAAGAATGTCCTTTCGCTTTGGCATCAGCACTTTGTTCATGAAGAGAACATGTGGGAGATTGACTGCCCTTGCCTCACGCCAGAGGTTGTTTTGAAGGCATCTGGCCATGTAGATAAGTTCACTGATCTCATGGTTAAGGATGTGAAGAAAGGGACTTGCTACCGGGCTGATCACTTGCTCAAGGATTTCTGCAATAAGAAGCTTGAAGATCAGGACCGTCGCATTAGTCCAGAGATGGCAATGGAGCTGAAACAAGTGCTTTCGAAATTGGATGGTCTATCAGCTGAAGAGCTGGGTGCATGCATCAAGAAATATGGGATTAGAGCCCCCGAAACAGATAATTATCTCTCAGATCCTTATCCTTTCAACTTGATGTTTCAAACATCAATTGGTCCGTCTGGTTCGAGCACTGGTTTCTTCCGCCCAGAAACTGCACAAGGCATATTTGTGAATTTTATGGACATTTACTATGACAACGGGTGCAAGCTGCCTTTTGCTGTTGCTCAAGTTGGCCAGGCTTTTCGAAACGAGATATCTCCTCGCCAAGGCCTGTTGAGAGTCCGCGAGTTCACACTCGCGGAGATTGAGCACTTTGTTGATCCTGAAGACAAATCTCACGTGAAATTCCCCACCGTAGACAAGTTGCAACTTCCTATGTTCCCAAGGGATGAACAAAAGCCCGGCCAATCTGCAAGATTAATCTCTCTGGGTGAAGCAGTGCATTCTAAGATTGTGGAGAATGAAACTCTTGGCTACTTCATTGGGAGAGTATATCTCTTCCTCACTCGTCTAGGTATAGACAAGAACCGTATAAGGTTCAGGCAACACCTTGCTAAAGAGATGGCTCACTATGCTGCTGACTGCTGGGATGCTGAGATTGAGACTTCCTATGGCTGGATTGAGTGCGTCGGTATTGCAGATAGATCTGCATATGACTTGAAGGCTCATTCGGGGAAAAGTCGTCTCGAGGCACATGAACAACTTTCAGAACCAAGAGAAGTGGAGAAATTGGTTATATCTCCGGTAAAGAAAGAGATTGGCCCTGCTTTCGAGAAGAAGCAAAAGAATGTGCTTGAAGCTTTGGAGGCTATGGATGAAGAAGAAATTTCAAAAATGAAGGCCGAGTTAGACTCCAAGGGGGAGGTGGACTTCTTTGTCTGCACTCTTGGGGAACATGTGTCTATTAAGAGCAGTATGGTGACAATTTCAAAGGTTAAAACAAGAGAACATCAAAGAAAATTCACACCCTCAGTAATCGAGCCTTCATTTGGTATTGGGAGGATTATATATTGTCTCTTTGAGCATTCCTTCTACACCAGACCAGATAAAACTGGGGATGAACAATTGAATGTGTTTCGGTTTAACCCACTTGTGGCGCCTTTTAAGTGCACAGTTTTCCCTCTGGTTCGGAACCAGCAGTTTGAGGAGGTTGCCAAGGACATTTCCAAGTCATTGACTTCTGCTGGCATATCGCATAAAATGGATACTACAGGTACCTCGATTGGGAAACGTTATGCACGTACTGATGAGCTCGGTGTACCCTTTGCAATCACGGTTGATTCTACATCCTCAGTCACAATTCGAGAAAGAGACAGCAAAGATCAAATCCGTGTTAGTGTGAAGAAGGCAGTATCTGTTGTGAAGGAGCTCAGTGAGGGGTTGAGGACTTGGGAAGATGTGTGGTGGTCACCTAGTCAACGGTGGAAGAGATTCTGGCGTTCCTGCTTCAGATTTATATTGTCTAGAAACTAA
- the LOC133715746 gene encoding LOW QUALITY PROTEIN: bark storage protein A-like (The sequence of the model RefSeq protein was modified relative to this genomic sequence to represent the inferred CDS: deleted 2 bases in 1 codon), whose product METTMAPKQVAECLLTLVMINLLVVSSFSLPLNRRSLKLIQEINRKGPYIGLITVYPPEEAAFFLTGAFKPNPKHPSLDFSGRRFRVGKIHDKKVVYVRCGVGMVNAAAATQQMLDLFDVVGIVHFGISGNANNSMSIGDVTIPQQLAHTGIWDWVNPNRTLDGDDVAQLDFEVYNEPKGGENLLGHIGFRNEQFYSESGNPNIARPLFWAKTTRKWLQVAAHLEGVELVQCVNSSLCLPQKPKLVVGLRGSTGNTFVDNAAYRNFLFQTFRVSSVDMESSAVVMTSLSNGFPVIVIRGLSDLAGRQAGENQIQTFGPLAAINACKVVVQFIKDLPEAGYV is encoded by the exons ATGGAGACGACTATGGCTCCAAAACAAGTTGCAGAATGCTTGCTTACTCTGGTTATGATCAATCTACTAgttgtttcttcattttctttgccACTCAATAGGAGATCTTTGAAGCTCATCCAAGAAATAAACCGGAAGGGGCCTTACATTGGCCTCATCACAGTTTATCCACCAGAAGAGGCTGCTTTTTTCCTCACCGGGGCTTTTAAGCCTAATCCAAAGCATCCTTCTCTGGATTTCTCAG GTAGGCGATTCCGGGTGGGAAAGATCCATGATAAGAAAGTCGTCTATGTGAGATGTGGAGTTGGAATG GTGAATGCTGCTGCAGCAACACAGCAAATGCTGGATCTATTTGACGTTGTCGGAATTGTTCACTTTGGCATATCTGGCAATGCCAATAACTCTATGTCTATTGGTGATGTTACCATTCCTCAACAGTTAGCTCACACTGGCATATGGGATTGGGTG AACCCAAATAGAACTTTGGAT GGAGATGATGTTGCACAATTAGACTTTGAAGTATACAATGAACCAAAAGGAGGAGAGAACCTGTTGGGACACATTGGATTTAGAAATGAACAGTTCTATTCTGAGTCCGGTAATCCAAATATCGCTCGGCCATTGTTTTGGGCAAAGACTACTCGAAAGTGGCTTCAGGTTGCTGCCCATTTGGAG GGAGTCGAACTGGTGCAATGTGTGAATTCGAGTTTGTGTCTGCCACAGAAGCCCAAGCTAGTTGTTGGTCTTAGGGGATCAACAGGCAATACTTTTGTGGATAATGCAGCTTACAGGAACTTCCTTTTTCAAACTTTTCGTGTTTCCTCAGTGGACATGGAAAGCTCGGCTGTAGTAATG ACAAGCTTGTCAAATGGCTTCCCGGTGATTGTGATCAGAGGGTTATCAGATTTAGCAGGAAGGCAAGCAGGAGAGAACCAGATTCAGACCTTTGGGCCTCTTGCAGCAATAAATGCTTGCAAAGTAGTTGTACAGTTCATCAAGGACCTGCCAGAGGCAGGGTATGTATAA
- the LOC133715008 gene encoding putative disease resistance protein RGA3 — protein sequence MAEALVSVLLERLATITMDKFLGELKMVTGVEEAVTTLTRNLKAIQAVLKNAEARQAVEADVGHWLNELKEVSHEMDNVLDEWSTQVLKQKMEGENVKKVCCPSFSSCFRFGQVSRLNNRRDIAVRIKKLDEKLALIDKEKHRFNFQNNTTRGPKIPRQETTCFPSDKIFGREKENNIILSKLLSESSQDCEVPLIIPIVGMGGMGKTTLSQLVYNDEKVKAHFDKRIWVCVSDPFNEVKIARAIVEGLDKDNTSKTSNSLQILMQCIHTLIQGKKFLLVLDDVWNPDHTQWEELVKPFRDGAMGSRVLVTTRNEEVATLMKATVHVIHIKQLSEEFCSSLFYYNAGIDIGGESKMLQDVGEKIVKKCDGLPLAAKTLGSLMREKKTFKEWEDVLNSKLWELEDIEKQVFRPLLLSYNDLTQEIRNCLLYCVIFPKDYVYDRDNLVELWMSQNYLNVEGSKEMKRLGQKYFDKLEMRSFFQEVEVDEYGKTKCKIHDIIHDFMLFMTKNEFLIVNVGQPFLPSVNEEVRHLNEKIRHLTLINFDHSDILDNFRSCENLRTLVVLDYSHGSDFSIGQREIVQLKYVRTLTWLRTGIEAIPKEISGLIHLRYLDLSENWRLEELPDTMGSLCNLQTLRLVNSYRLKRVDLGRLINLRHLCVRDCDKLKLKGIERLTNLQTLDQFYVQAGDEGNKLEHLKNLNELQGRLTITYMGGEKVGEGDAAVIANKANLLHLVLAVGFDGQWDLKALQPRSSLESLSIDRCILSTDWWSSLHSLRLLKVSFCYFLPSLGNLASLESLNIKDMYVSKVGVEFLGIHHHDQSETSWRMQTSFPKLKQLTFNNMYDWKEWEGVKEDSDKMAIIMPCLSELTIFRCDMLKALPEFLWKTPLQKLHISRSRILQKLYKQGIGEQWAKISHIPTINV from the coding sequence ATGGCTGAAGCACTAGTTAGCGTTCTCCTAGAACGTTTGGCTACTATCACCATGGATAAGTTCCTAGGAGAGTTAAAAATGGTCACTGGAGTTGAGGAAGCAGTCACAACGCTTACCCGCAATCTCAAAGCAATTCAAGCTGTGCTCAAGAACGCAGAGGCGAGACAAGCAGTGGAGGCCGACGTTGGACATTGGCTGAATGAACTGAAAGAAGTTTCCCACGAGATGGATAATGTGTTGGATGAGTGGAGCACCCAAGTCCTAAAGCAAAAAATGGAGGGTGAAAATGTGAAGAAGGTATGTTGCCCCTCTTTTTCATCTTGCTTTAGATTTGGCCAAGTCAGTCGGTTGAATAATCGTCGTGATATTGCTGTGAGGATAAAAAAGCTAGATGAAAAATTAGCTTTGATTGATAAGGAAAAACATAGATTTAACTTTCAAAACAACACAACAAGAGGCCCTAAAATACCTCGACAAGAAACTACATGTTTTCCCAGTGATAAGATATTTGGTCgagaaaaggaaaataacatTATACTAAGCAAGTTGCTAAGTGAGAGTAGTCAAGATTGTGAGGTCCCTCTTATCATCCCTATTGTAGGGATGGGGGGAATGGGGAAAACAACTCTTTCCCAACTCGTCTATAATGACGAAAAAGTGAAAGCCCATTTTGATAAGAGAATATGGGTTTGTGTGTCAGACCCTTTTAATGAGGTCAAGATTGCTAGAGCTATTGTCGAAGGTCTAGACAAAGATAATACCTCAAAAACTTCAAATAGCTTGCAAATTTTGATGCAATGTATACATACATTGATTCAAGGAAAAAAGTTTCTACTTGTCTTAGATGATGTGTGGAACCCAGACCACACTCAATGGGAAGAATTAGTTAAACCTTTTCGTGATGGTGCTATGGGTAGTAGAGTACTAGTGACTACTCGAAATGAGGAAGTTGCTACTCTGATGAAAGCAACTGTTCATGTGATCCATATTAAGCAATTGAGTGAAGAATTTTGTTCGTCATTGTTTTATTACAATGCGGGCATAGACATAGGTGGTGAGTCTAAAATGTTACAAGATGTTGgtgaaaaaattgtgaaaaagTGCGATGGTTTGCCTCTTGCTGCAAAGACGTTAGGTAGCCTCATGCGCGAGAAAAAAACATTTAAAGAGTGGGAAGATGTTTTAAATAGTAAGTTGTGGGAGCTTGAAGATATTGAAAAACAAGTTTTTCGACCACTATTATTGAGTTATAATGATTTGACCCAAGAAATCAGAAATTGTCTTTTGTATTGTGTTATCTTTCCAAAAGATTATGTGTATGATAGGGATAACTTGGTTGAGTTGTGGATGTCGCAAAATTATTTGAATGTGGAAGGAagcaaagaaatgaaaagactTGGTCAAAAGTATTTTGATAAATTAGAAATGCGATCTTTTTTCCAAGAAGTTGAGGTGGATGAATATGGGAAAACAAAGTGTAAAATACATGATATTATACATGACTTTATGTTGTTCATGACGAAAAATGAATTTTTGATTGTGAATGTTGGGCAACCTTTCCTCCCGAGTGTAAATGAAGAGGTTCGTCATTTGAACGAAAAGATTCGTCATTTGACTCTAATCAATTTCGATCATTCCGACATTTTGGATAATTTTCGCAGCTGTGAAAATTTGCGTACCCTCGTTGTTTTGGATTATAGTCATGGTTCTGATTTTTCCATTGGTCAAAGAGAGATTGTGCAGTTGAAATACGTTAGGACATTAACTTGGTTGAGAACTGGGATTGAGGCAATTCCAAAGGAGATAAGTGGATTGATCCATTTGAGGTATCTTGATTTATCGGAAAACTGGAGGTTGGAGGAATTACCGGACACCATGGGTAGCTTATGCAATCTGCAAACCTTGCGACTTGTTAATAGTTATCGCCTCAAGAGAGTAGATTTGGGAAGGCTAATTAACTTGAGGCATCTTTGTGTCCGCGACTGTGACAAGCTAAAGCTAAAGGGTATAGAGAGACTAACAAATCTGCAAACGTTAGATCAGTTTTATGTCCAAGCTGGTGATGAAGGAAACAAGTTGGAACATCTGAAAAACTTGAACGAGCTTCAAGGACGTCTTACTATTACATATATGGGAGGAGAGAAAGTGGGAGAGGGAGATGCAGCGGTCATTGCTAATAAGGCAAACCTCCTTCATTTGGTCCTAGCTGTTGGCTTCGATGGGCAATGGGATCTGAAGGCCCTACAACCACGTTCAAGTTTGGAATCTTTGAGTATTGATAGATGTATCTTGTCGACCGATTGGTGGTCGTCTTTACACAGCTTGAGACTGCTTAAGGTTTCATTTTGTTACTTTTTGCCTTCTTTAGGAAATCTGGCATCCCTTGAATCATTGAATATTAAGGACATGTATGTGAGTAAGGTAGGAGTTGAGTTTTTGGGAATACATCATCATGATCAATCAGAAACTAGTTGGAGGATGCAAACGTCATTCCCGAAATTGAAGCAACTCACCTTCAATAACATGTATGACTGGAAAGAGTGGGAAGGAGTGAAGGAGGATTCTGACAAGATGGCAATAATAATGCCATGCCTTTCTGAGTTGACAATTTTTAGGTGCGATATGCTAAAAGCACTGCCGGAATTCTTGTGGAAGACACCACTTCAGAAATTGCACATCAGCCGATCTAGAATTCTCCAGAAACTATACAAACAAGGAATAGGTGAGCAGTGGGCCAAGATTTCTCACATCCCAACCATCAATGTTTAG
- the LOC133718356 gene encoding 3-phosphoinositide-dependent protein kinase 2-like, translated as MLAMEKDFDAKLKIQGNSSSNGGGGGGANSNVQRAKNFAFRAPQENFTIQDFELGKIYGVGSYSKVVRARKKDSGIVYALKIMDKKFITKENKTAYVKLERIVLDQLDHPGVVRLFFTFQDSFSLYMALESCEGGELFDQITRKGRLSEDEARFYAAEVVDALEYIHSMGLIHRDIKPENLLLTAEGNIKVADFGSVKPMQDSQITVLPNAASDDKACTFVGTAAYVPPEVLNSSPATFGNDLWALGCTLYQMLSGTSPFKDASEWLIFQRIIARDIRFPNYFSDEAKDLIDRLLDLDPSRRPGAGRDGYAALKMHPFFKGVDWKNLRAQTPPKLALEPGSGEADDVRDNSWNPSHIGDGAARQNEGNTGSASSSEASGHVTRLASIDSFDSKWQQFLDPGESVLMISMVKKLQKLTSKKVQLILTNKPKLIYVDPAKLLMKGNIIWSDNSNDLNVQVASPSQFKIVTPKKVLSFEDAKQRAWQWKKAIEGLQNR; from the exons ATGTTGGCAATGGAGAAAGATTTTGATGCCAAGTTGAAGATTCAGGGGAATTCTTCTTctaatggtggtggtggtggtggtgctaATAGTAATGTTCAGAGAGCCAAGAACTTTGCGTTCAGGGCTCCCCAAGAGAATTTCACCATCCAAGACTTTGAATTGGGCAAGATCTATGGCGTTGGTTCCTATTCAAAG GTTGTGAGAGCAAGGAAGAAGGATTCAGGAATTGTCTACGCATTAAAGATCATGGACAAAAAGTTCAtcaccaaagaaaataaaacagctTATGTGAAGCTGGAACGTATTGTTCTTGATCAGCTGGATCATCCAGGTGTTGTGCGGCTATTTTTCACTTTTCAGGATTCCTTTTCACTGT ATATGGCACTGGAATCCTGTGAAGGTGGAGAGCTCTTTGATCAAATAACAAGG AAAGGTCGTCTGTCTGAGGACGAAGCTCGCTTCTATGCAGCAGAAGTTGTAGACGCACTTGAATATATACACAGTATGGGATTGATACATAGAGATATAAAG CCAGAGAATTTGTTACTTACAGCAGAGGGTAATATCAAGGTTGCTGATTTTGGGAGTGTAAAGCCTATGCAGGATAGCCAAATTACAGTCCTTCCAAATGCAGCATCAG ATGATAAGGCTTGTACATTTGTTGGGACAGCTGCATATGTTCCTCCAGAAGTCCTGAATTCTTCCCCTGCAACTTTTGG AAATGACCTCTGGGCACTTGGCTGCACCTTGTACCAAATGCTTTCAGGAACTTCTCCTTTCAAAGATGCAAGCGAGTGGCTTATTTTTCAAAGAATTATAGCAAGAGATATTAGGTTTCCAAATTATTTCTCAGACGAAGCTAAAGACCTTATTGATCGCTTATTG GATTTAGATCCCAGTAGGAGGCCTGGTGCTGGACGCGATGGTTATGCTGCACTGAAGATGCATCCATTCTTTAAGGGAGTCGACTGGAAAAATTTAAGAGCGCAAACCCCTCCAAAACTTGCCTTGGAGCCGGGG TCAGGTGAGGCTGATGATGTCCGTGATAACTCATGGAACCCTTCACATATTGGAGATGGCGCAGCAAGACAAAATGAGGGTAACACTGGTTCAGCATCCTCTTCTGAAGCATCTGGTCATGTAACTAGGCTAGCTTCAATTGACTCCTTTGATTCAAAATG GCAACAATTCCTTGACCCTGGTGAGTCTGTTCTCATGATCTCAATGGTGAAGAAACTTCAAAAACTGACAAGCAAGAAGGTGCAGCTTATTCTCACCAACAAGCCAAAGTTGATATATGTGGATCCTGCAAAGCTGTTGATGAAGGGAAATATAATTTGGTCTGACAACTCTAATGATCTCAATGTCCAAGTTGCTAGTCCTTCACAGTTCAAAATTGTTACG CCCAAAAAGGTACTGTCATTTGAGGATGCAAAACAAAGAGCATGGCAATGGAAGAAGGCAATTGAGGGGCTTCAGAATAGGTGA
- the LOC133715009 gene encoding dihydrolipoyllysine-residue acetyltransferase component 1 of pyruvate dehydrogenase complex, mitochondrial, whose product MALSRLRHPVISRAPSLFRARLLSSSTRSLTRSSSVQNLTVGGDSALLRPASLSMLTGVQYKFSYLKPWTGVKHYSTADPLYAVLDMPALSPTMSQGNIAKWRKKEGDKIEVGDVLCEIETDKATLEFESLEEGFLAKILVPEGSKDVPVGQPIAVTVEDKDEIQNIPANIVGGSEVKEDIPQHQKDEAQDTSSVGINTADLPPHIVVEMPALSPTMSQGNIAVWRKKEGDKIEVGDVLCEIETDKATLEFECLEEGYLAKILAAEGSKDVAVGQPIAVTVEDAADLETVKNGVSVGSSVKKEKPIHHDTKHESGAVKTTSVKRISPAAKNLILEHGLDTSSLRASGAHGTLLKGDVLAAIKSGTGSSKDSSSKEKAPSSSQAHIKIAPASPESRSLQETDFEEFPNSQIRKVIASRLLESKQNIPHLYLSSDVILDPLLSLRKDLKEQHNVKVSVNDIVIRAVAIALRNVPEANAYWDAEKGEAILCDSVDISIAVATDKGLMTPIVKNADQKTISAISSEVKELAEKARAGKLKPSEFQGGTFSISNLGMFPVDHFCAIINPPQASILAVGRGNKVVEPVIGSDGIERPAVVTKMNLTLSADHRVFDGKVGGTFLSALQSNFSDIRRLLL is encoded by the exons ATGGCGCTCTCACGGCTTCGACACCCTGTGATCTCACGCGCCCCTTCTCTTTTCCGAGCTCGCCTTCTCTCCTCGTCCACCAGATCACTCACTCG AAGTTCCAGTGTGCAGAATTTGACTGTGGGAGGTGATAGTGCTCTTTTAAG GCCTGCATCTTTGTCCATGCTCACTGGAGTCCAGTATAAATTTTCATACCTCAAG CCTTGGACGGGTGTCAAGCATTACTCAACTGCCG ATCCTTTGTATGCTGTCCTTGATATGCCTGCTTTGTCTCCTACAATG AGTCAAGGTAACATTGCTAAATGGAGGAAGAAAGAGGGAGATAAG ATTGAAGTGGGTGATGTACTATGTGAAATTGAAACTGACAAAGCTACTCTTGAATTTGAAAGTCTTGAAGAAGG GTTTCTAGCCAAGATACTGGTACCTGAAGGTTCAAAGGATGTGCCTGTGGGACAACCTATTGCAGTAACG GTCGAGGATAAAGACGAAATCCAAAACATCCCTGCTAATATTGTGGGTGGATCTGAGGTGAAAGAGGACATACCACAACATCAGAAAGATGAGGCACAAGATACAAGTTCTGTGGGGATAAACACAGCAGACCTTCCTCCTCACATTGTTGTTGAAATGCCAGCTTTGTCTCCAACAATG AGCCAAGGAAACATTGCTGTgtggagaaagaaagaaggagaTAAG ATAGAAGTTGGTGATGTGTTATGTGAGATAGAGACGGACAAAGCCACCCTTGAATTTGAATGCCTTGAAGAGGG ATACTTGGCTAAAATACTAGCAGCTGAAGGTTCAAAGGATGTGGCTGTTGGCCAACCAATTGCAGTAACA GTTGAGGATGCAGCTGATTTGGAAACTGTAAAGAATGGTGTCAGTGTTGGTTCAAGTGTCAAAAAGGAAAAACCAATTCATCATGATACTAAACATGAAAGTGGAGCAGTTAAAACAACCAGTGTCAAAAGGATCAGTCCAGCAGCTAAGAATCTAATTCTAGAACACGGATTGGATACATCATCATTGAGGGCATCAGGTGCTCATGGTACGCTACTGAAAGGGGATGTTTTAGCGGCAATCAAGTCAGGAACTGGATCTTCAAAAGATTCATCATCTAAAGAGAAGGCACCTTCATCTTCTCAAGCACATATAAAGATAGCTCCAGCATCACCAGAGTCAAGGTCTTTACAGGAGACAGATTTTGAAGAGTTTCCCAACAGTCAAATTCGCAAG GTGATAGCTAGTAGGTTGCTGGAATCAAAACAAAACATACCACACTTGTATTTATCCTCAG ATGTTATCCTGgatcctcttctctctcttagAAAGGATCTTAAAG AGCAGCATAATGTTAAAGTTTCAGTGAATGACATTGTCATTAGAGCTGTAGCTATTGCACTGAGAAATGTACCGGAAGCAAATG CTTACTGGGATGCTGAAAAGGGGGAAGCGATTCTTTGTGATTCTGTTGATATATCAATTGCTGTCGCTACCGACAAG GGTCTGATGACTCCAATTGTGAAAAATGCGGATCAGAAAACAATATCAGCAATCTCCTCAGAG GTCAAGGAACTAGCTGAGAAGGCACGGGCAGGAAAGCTTAAGCCAAGTGAATTCCAAGGAGGGACTTTCAG CATTTCAAACTTGGGGATGTTTCCAGTGGATCATTTCTGTGCAATTATAAATCCACCtcag GCCAGTATCCTTGCTGTAGGCAGAGGCAACAAAGTTGTTGAACCAGTAATTGGAAGTGATG GAATTGAAAGGCCAGCAGTTGTCACAAAAATGAACTTGACGTTATCGGCGGATCATCGTGTTTTTGATGGCAAAGTTGGAG GTACATTCCTCTCAGCTTTACAATCAAACTTCAGTGACATCCGAAGACTTCTTTTGTAA